One genomic window of Eriocheir sinensis breed Jianghai 21 chromosome 57, ASM2467909v1, whole genome shotgun sequence includes the following:
- the LOC126984740 gene encoding translation initiation factor IF-2-like, translated as MGCRGWARVFLPQGGHGVQGLGQGLPLSGWPWGAGAGPGSASLRVATGCRGWARVCLPQGGHGVQGLGQGLPPSGWPWGAGAGPGSAFLRVAMGCRGWARVCLPQGGHGVQGLGQGLPSSGWPWGAGAGPGSAFLRVAMGCRGWARVCLPQGGHGVQGLGQGLPSSGWPWGAGAGPGSAFLRVAMGCRGWARVFLPQGGHGVQGLGQGLPPSGWPWGAGAGPGSSSLRVAMGCRGWARVCLPQGGHGVQGLGQGLPPSGWPWGAGAGPGSAFLRVAMGCRGWARVCLPQGGHGVQGLGQGLPPSGWPWGAGVGPGSASLRVAMGCRGWARVCLPQGGHGVQGLGQGLPPSGWPWGAGVGPGSASLRVAMGCRGWARVCLPKGG; from the exons ATGGGGTGCAGGGGCTGGGCCAGGGTCTTCCTCCCTCAGGGTGGCCATGGGGTGCAGGGGCTGGGCCAGGGTCTTCCTCTCTCAGGGTGGCCATGGGGTGCAGGGGCTGGGCCAGGGTCTGCCTCCCTCAGGGTGGCCACGGGGTGCAGGGGCTGGGCCAGGGTCTGCCTCCCTCAGGGTGGCCATGGGGTGCAGGGGCTGGGCCAGGGTCTGCCTCCCTCAGGGTGGCCATGGGGTGCAGGGGCTGGGCCAGGGTCTGCCTTCCTCAGGGTGGCCATGGG GTGCAGGGGCTGGGCCAGGGTCTGCCTTCCTCAGGGTGGCCATGGGGTGCAGGGGCTGGGCCAGGGTCTGCCTTCCTCAGGGTGGCCATGGGGTGCAGGGGCTGGGCCAGGGTCTGCCTTCCTCAGGGTGGCCATGGGGTGCAGGGGCTGGGCCAGGGTCTGCCTTCCTCAGGGTGGCCATGGGGTGCAGGGGCTGGGCCAGGGTCTGCCTTCCTCAGGGTGGCCATGGGGTGCAGGGGCTGGGCCAGGGTCTGCCTTCCTCAGGGTGGCCATGGGGTGCAGGGGCTGGGCCAGGGTCTTCCTCCCTCAGGGTGGCCATGGGGTGCAGGGGCTGGGCCAGGGTCTGCCTCCCTCAGGGTGGCCATGGGGTGCAGGGGCTGGGCCAGGGTCTTCCTCCCTCAGGGTGGCCATGGGGTGCAGGGGCTGGGCCAGGGTCTGCCTCCCTCAGGGTGGCCATGGGGTGCAGGGGCTGGGCCAGGGTCTTCCTCCCTCAGGGTGGCCATGGGGTGCAGGGGCTGGGCCAGGGTCTGCCTTCCTCAGGGTGGCCATGGGGTGCAGGGGCTGGGCCAGGGTCTGCCTCCCTCAGGGTGGCCATGGGGTGCAGGGGCTGGGCCAGGGTCTGCCTCCCTCAGGGTGGCCATGGGGTGCAGGGGTTGGGCCAGGGTCTGCCTCCCTCAGGGTGGCCATGGGGTGCAGGGGCTGGGCCAGGGTCTGCCTCCCTCAGGGTGGCCATGGGGTGCAGGGGCTGGGCCAGGGTCTGCCTCCCTCAGGGTGGCCATGGGGTGCAGGGGTTGGGCCAGGGTCTGCCTCCCTCAGGGTGGCCATGGGGTGCAGGGGCTGGGCCAGGGTCTGCCTACCCAAGGGTGGTTAA